One stretch of Deltaproteobacteria bacterium DNA includes these proteins:
- a CDS encoding zinc metallopeptidase, which produces MFYDPTFVLLIPAILLGIWAQWSVNSSFKKWSKVPSARGLTGAQAARMVLDRAGLHDVRIEGIHGKLSDHYDPRDRVLRLSPDVGNSNSLAAVGVAAHEAGHALQHAQGYVPLAIRSRLVPVASLGSTLLWPLVIGGFLFQIPILLKIGIVLYAFAVLFHLVTLPVEFNASARAIRVLSDTGILVESEIGGAKKVLSAAAMTYVAATLVAIIELVRLVLLSGMGRDD; this is translated from the coding sequence GTGTTCTACGATCCGACCTTCGTTCTGCTCATCCCCGCGATTCTCCTGGGCATTTGGGCTCAGTGGAGCGTCAATTCGAGTTTCAAGAAGTGGTCCAAGGTCCCGTCGGCCCGTGGCCTGACCGGCGCGCAGGCGGCGCGCATGGTGCTCGACCGCGCCGGGTTGCACGACGTGCGCATCGAGGGCATCCACGGCAAGCTCTCGGACCACTACGACCCGCGCGACCGCGTGTTGCGTTTGTCCCCCGACGTCGGCAACAGCAACTCGCTCGCGGCGGTCGGCGTGGCCGCACATGAAGCCGGACACGCCCTGCAGCACGCGCAGGGTTACGTTCCGCTGGCGATCCGCTCCCGGCTCGTGCCCGTGGCGAGTCTCGGCAGCACGCTGCTGTGGCCGCTCGTCATCGGCGGGTTCCTTTTCCAGATTCCGATCCTGCTCAAGATCGGCATCGTCCTCTACGCGTTCGCCGTGCTCTTCCATCTCGTGACCCTGCCCGTGGAATTCAACGCCAGCGCTCGTGCGATCCGCGTGCTGTCGGACACCGGCATTCTCGTGGAGAGCGAAATCGGCGGCGCGAAGAAGGTGCTCTCGGCGGCGGCCATGACCTACGTCGCGGCCACGCTGGTGGCGATCATCGAACTGGTGCGGCTCGTACTGCTCTCGGGGATGGGTCGCGACGACTAA
- the sppA gene encoding signal peptide peptidase SppA, with the protein MVRERIQKLWRVVWHGFWAACYRVVERRAHHNSVVIRIEGAYPEVVPFSVWRYFRRDRRDFARLVESLRLVAADPKIETLVIVVSHGRMGLARTQETARLVRAARAAGKKTIAVIESGHTPDYAIAAQCERVVIVPGALLFVTGLAFESLFVKDLLDHLDVEPDLLHEGRYKSAAETLMRSGPSRDADRMMKELLADVHRELIDLIAAGRGVDAARVCEWLDGGPYGSSDAKSGGLVDDVAYWDEVRSGLGFDNGKRRFIASHRHHRIHAAVERHEALAKSAPVVAVVTAAGPIVDRSGRQSGAQITPKALGRVLRALRRDDDVKAVVLRVASPGGSGSASDLIHRELMRLKKKKPLVVSMGDVAASGGYYLAMAGDVVFTESASLTGSIGVISGKVSLRGLYDRIGVKKTVYRGGENAAIMSDYGTFSDGERKRMKALNREFYDLFKSRVASSRQMSVEEVEERAQGRVWSGAAAVERHLADRIGGLNEAINEAILRAKAGPLALVEHVHYVREPWMSFGSLPIAREMSSAVAALGDLVGEWSALYEELSLVRPEPTCLAVSRPRPVDSDEW; encoded by the coding sequence ATGGTTCGCGAGAGAATCCAAAAGTTGTGGCGAGTCGTCTGGCATGGGTTCTGGGCCGCGTGCTATCGAGTCGTCGAGCGGCGAGCGCATCACAACAGCGTGGTCATTCGAATCGAAGGCGCTTACCCCGAGGTCGTGCCCTTCTCGGTTTGGCGATATTTCCGGCGCGATCGGCGCGATTTCGCGCGACTGGTCGAAAGCCTTCGCCTCGTCGCGGCCGATCCGAAGATCGAGACCCTGGTGATCGTCGTCTCGCACGGTCGCATGGGTCTCGCGCGGACGCAGGAGACGGCGCGACTCGTGCGGGCCGCGCGCGCGGCGGGAAAAAAGACCATCGCCGTGATCGAGTCCGGCCATACGCCGGACTACGCGATCGCCGCGCAGTGCGAACGCGTGGTCATCGTGCCCGGGGCATTGCTCTTCGTCACGGGACTCGCGTTCGAATCGCTCTTCGTCAAGGATCTTCTCGATCATCTCGACGTCGAGCCGGATCTCCTCCATGAGGGTCGCTACAAAAGCGCGGCGGAAACGCTCATGCGTTCCGGCCCCTCGCGCGATGCCGACCGCATGATGAAGGAGCTGCTTGCCGACGTTCATCGCGAGTTGATCGACCTGATCGCCGCGGGGCGCGGCGTGGACGCTGCCCGCGTGTGCGAATGGCTCGACGGCGGTCCGTACGGATCCTCCGACGCGAAGTCCGGCGGACTCGTCGACGACGTCGCTTACTGGGACGAAGTGCGTTCGGGGCTTGGCTTCGACAACGGCAAGAGGCGGTTCATCGCCTCTCATCGTCATCATCGAATCCACGCCGCCGTGGAACGTCACGAGGCGCTGGCGAAGTCCGCGCCGGTCGTTGCGGTCGTGACGGCGGCGGGTCCGATCGTGGATCGGTCCGGCCGGCAAAGCGGAGCGCAGATCACACCGAAGGCGCTCGGTCGCGTGCTGCGCGCGCTGCGACGGGACGACGACGTCAAGGCGGTGGTTCTTCGCGTGGCGTCTCCCGGCGGTTCGGGTTCGGCGAGCGATCTCATTCATCGCGAGCTGATGCGGCTGAAAAAGAAGAAGCCGCTCGTCGTATCGATGGGCGACGTGGCCGCGTCGGGCGGGTACTACCTCGCCATGGCGGGAGATGTCGTTTTCACCGAATCGGCCTCGCTCACGGGTTCGATCGGCGTCATCTCCGGAAAGGTCTCGCTGCGCGGACTGTACGACCGTATCGGCGTGAAAAAGACCGTGTATCGCGGGGGCGAGAACGCAGCGATCATGTCGGATTACGGGACGTTTTCGGACGGCGAGCGAAAACGGATGAAGGCGCTCAATCGCGAATTCTACGATTTGTTCAAGTCGCGCGTCGCGTCGTCGCGGCAGATGTCGGTCGAAGAGGTCGAGGAACGCGCGCAGGGGAGAGTCTGGAGCGGAGCGGCGGCCGTCGAGCGACACCTCGCGGATCGGATCGGCGGGCTGAACGAGGCCATCAACGAGGCGATCCTTCGCGCGAAAGCCGGTCCCCTCGCGCTGGTCGAGCACGTCCACTACGTTCGTGAGCCTTGGATGTCGTTCGGATCGCTGCCCATCGCGAGGGAAATGTCGTCGGCAGTGGCGGCGCTCGGCGATCTCGTCGGCGAGTGGTCGGCGTTGTACGAGGAACTCTCGCTCGTGCGACCGGAACCGACGTGCCTGGCAGTCTCCCGTCCGCGACCCGTCGATTCGGACGAGTGGTGA
- a CDS encoding PLP-dependent transferase, which yields MSKPKSYRFSTTCVHTGAKKDPAWGSVATPIYPTSTFAFVEPGKTTGYDYTRSGNPTRTALEENLAAIEGGALARATCTGMSAITTVLFMFRAGDHLIAGHDIYGGTFRLLSSVANRHGIDVSFVDMRDPKNVRDAIRPSTRGIWIESPSNPLLNIVDIAAVVEIARKKKLVTIADNTFCTPVLQRPLDLGVDVVVHSTTKYLNGHSDVVGGAIITRDAKRGEEIAYLTNALGTACSPFDAYLVLRGIKTLPLRMAAHQENAQAVADFLANHRKVKHVYYPGLEDHPQYDLGRRQMAGPGGMMSFDIAGGAKAADSFVRRTKLFTLAESLGGVHSLVEIPATMSHASMTAAARKAAGITPANIRLSIGIEAKEDLIADLDEALAAI from the coding sequence ATGTCGAAACCCAAGAGCTATCGGTTCAGCACGACGTGCGTGCACACCGGCGCGAAGAAGGACCCCGCTTGGGGTTCGGTCGCCACGCCGATCTACCCCACGTCCACCTTCGCCTTCGTCGAGCCGGGCAAGACGACCGGGTATGACTACACCCGTTCGGGCAACCCCACACGCACCGCGCTCGAGGAAAATCTCGCCGCCATCGAGGGCGGTGCGCTCGCTCGCGCGACGTGCACCGGCATGTCGGCGATCACGACGGTGCTGTTCATGTTCCGCGCCGGCGACCATCTCATCGCCGGTCACGACATCTACGGCGGAACGTTTCGTCTACTCTCGTCGGTTGCGAATCGGCACGGCATCGACGTCAGCTTCGTCGACATGCGTGATCCGAAAAACGTCCGTGACGCGATTCGGCCCTCCACCCGCGGCATCTGGATCGAGTCGCCGAGCAATCCTCTGCTCAACATCGTCGATATCGCGGCGGTGGTGGAAATCGCGCGGAAGAAGAAGCTCGTCACCATCGCCGACAACACGTTCTGCACGCCGGTGCTCCAGCGCCCGCTCGACCTGGGCGTGGACGTCGTCGTGCACTCGACGACGAAGTACCTGAACGGTCACAGCGACGTCGTGGGCGGCGCAATCATCACGCGCGACGCGAAACGCGGCGAAGAGATCGCCTATCTCACCAACGCGCTCGGCACCGCGTGCTCGCCGTTCGACGCCTACCTTGTGCTGCGCGGGATCAAGACGCTGCCGCTGCGCATGGCGGCCCATCAGGAAAATGCTCAGGCCGTGGCGGATTTTCTCGCAAACCATCGCAAGGTGAAGCACGTTTACTATCCGGGGCTCGAGGATCATCCCCAATACGATCTCGGGCGACGGCAGATGGCGGGACCGGGCGGCATGATGTCGTTCGACATCGCGGGCGGCGCAAAGGCGGCCGATTCGTTCGTGCGGCGCACGAAGCTCTTCACCCTCGCCGAATCGCTCGGCGGTGTGCATTCGCTCGTCGAGATCCCCGCGACCATGAGCCACGCATCGATGACGGCGGCGGCCCGAAAAGCGGCGGGAATCACGCCCGCGAACATCCGGCTGTCCATCGGTATCGAGGCGAAAGAGGATCTCATCGCGGATCTCGACGAAGCGCTCGCCGCCATCTGA